A DNA window from Fragaria vesca subsp. vesca linkage group LG3, FraVesHawaii_1.0, whole genome shotgun sequence contains the following coding sequences:
- the LOC101298776 gene encoding CTP synthase 1-like: MKYVLVTGGVVSGLGKGVTASSIGLLLKACGLRVTSIKIDPYLNTDAGTMSPVEHGEVYVLDDGGEVDLDLGNYERFLDIKLTRDNNITTGKIYQAVINKERKGDYLGKTVQVVPHITDAIQDWIERVAHIPVDGKSGPADVCVIELGGTIGDIESMPFIEALGQFSYRVGADNFCLVHVSLVPVLNVVGEQKTKPTQHSVRGLRCLGLTPHVIACRSTTPLEENVKTKLSQFCHVQKENIITLYDVPNIWHIPLLLRDQKAHEAILKVFNLQGLTREPELEQWTTMAEVCDMLHEPYQVRIAIVGKYTSLSDAYLSIQKALVHASVSRGKKLFVDWVPSGDLEPTTAKENPDASKAAWKLLKGADGILIPGGFGDRGMQGKILAVKYAREKKIPFLGICLGMQAAVIEFARSVLGLQDANSTEFDPDTKNPCVIFMPEGSKTHMGGTMRLGSRRTYFQSTDCKSAKLYGNKRFIDERHRHRYEVFSIPIQNIVF; the protein is encoded by the exons ATGAAGTATGTTTTGGTGACTGGTGGAGTTGTGAGTGGCCTTGGAAAAGGAGTCACTGCTAGTAGTATTGGTCTTCTCCTAAAGGCTTGTGGACTAAGGGTCACCTCCATCAAAATTG ATCCTTACTTGAACACTGATGCTGGAACTATGTCACCTGTGGAGCATGGTGAAGTTTATGTTTTAGATGATGGTGGTGAG GTGGACCTGGACCTTGGAAACTATGAGCGATTCCTAGACATCAAGCTGACCCGTGATAATAATATAACTACCGGAAAGATTTACCAG GCTGTTATAAACAAAGAGAGAAAGGGGGATTATCTGGGAAAAACTGTCCAG GTTGTACCTCACATCACAGATGCTATCCAAGACTGGATTGAACGTGTAGCACATATACCAGTTGATGGAAAGTCAGGCCCTGCTGATGTTTGTGTTATAGAGTTGGGTGGAACTATAG GTGATATTGAATCCATGCCGTTTATTGAGGCATTAGGACAATTCTCGTACCGTGTAG GAGCTGATAATTTTTGCTTAGTTCATGTCAGCCTTGTGCCTGTTTTGAATGTTGTTGGTGAACAG AAAACAAAACCAACACAGCACAGTGTTCGTGGACTAAGATGTCTGGGTTTGACACCACATGTGATAGCTTGTCGCAGCACAACG CCACTAGAAGAAAATGTAAAGACCAAACTCAGTCAATTTTGCCATGTTCAG AAAGAGAACATCATCACTCTGTATGATGTTCCCAACATTTGGCACATTCCATTACTCTTAAGA GACCAGAAAGCTCATGAAGCAATCTTGAAAGTGTTTAACCTTCAGGG ATTAACAAGGGAACCTGAATTAGAACAGTGGACTACTATGGCTGAAGTTTGTGATATGTTGCATGAGCCG TATCAGGTGCGCATTGCCATAGTGGGGAAGTATACAAGTCTTTCTGATGCATACCTCTCTATACAAAAG GCTCTTGTGCATGCTTCTGTTTCTCGTGGCAAGAAACTTTTTGTGGATTGGGTTCCATCTGGTGACCTTGAGCCCACAACTGCGAAAGAG AATCCTGATGCTTCTAAAGCTGCATGGAAGTTGTTGAAG GGCGCAGATGGTATTCTTATTCCAGGAGGATTTGGTGACAGAGGAATGCAAGGGAAAATTCTTGCAGTAAAGTATGCCCGGGAAAAGAAAATTCCATTCCTCGGTATTTGTCTAGGAATGCAGGCCGCTGTGATTGAGTTTGCAAGATCTGTTCTTGGTCTGCAGGATGCCAACAGCACAGAATTTGATCCTGATACCAAGAATCCATGTGTTATATTCATGCCTGAG GGCTCAAAAACACATATGGGAGGCACCATGCGCCTTGGATCCAGGAGAACATATTTCCAGTCTACAGACTGCAAATCAGCTAAACT ATATGGAAACAAACGCTTTATTGATGAGAGACATCGGCACAGATATGAGGTATTTAGCATCCCAATTCAAAATATTGTCTTCTGA
- the LOC101294734 gene encoding CTP synthase-like, which translates to MVTRLETSGLSFTGKDETGRRMEIVELRNHPYFIGVQFHPEYKSRPAKPSALFQGLIAAACGQLDALLPSSERKRSASYGAGNDFEGACGQLDAFLQASPEAKRNVPNGAGHDVYTAKTCQNGGATKLTNRPQDGVYSIFNGMHL; encoded by the exons ATGGTAACACGCCTTGAAACTTCCGGCCTCTCTTTCACTGGCAAGGATGAAACTGGCCGGCGCATGGAG ATTGTTGAGCTACGTAATCATCCCTATTTCATCGGTGTCCAGTTCCATCCTGAATATAAATCAAGACCAGCAAAACCTTCTGCTTTATTCCAAG GGCTTATAGCAGCAGCATGTGGGCAGTTGGATGCTCTTTTACCAAGCTCTGAGAGGAAAAGGAGTGCATCATATGGAGCAGGCAACGATTTTGAAGGAGCATGTGGGCAGTTGGATGCTTTCCTCCAGGCCTCTCCAGAGGCGAAAAGGAATGTTCCGAATGGAGCAGGGCACGATGTATATACAGCCAAAACATGCCAAAATGGAGGTGCAACCAAACTTACTAATAGACCTCAAGACGGTGTGTACAGCATTTTTAACGGGATGCACTTGTGA
- the LOC101306797 gene encoding probable spermidine synthase-like, which translates to MALLSNSLLLPPKLLTGTQTQTQLPATFQFNHSLPYNHSSTLASSVSLWLHNVNRKFKTSSSTADKQEVEMNKNEEEEYQVLTAIRSSYNDIVIVDTAQSRMLLLDSTHNVHSILYKHQKWTNSYWDEFASLPAIVPEGPIAILGLGGGTAAHLMLDLWPFLQLEGWEIDEILIHKAREYFGLSDLEKPTQAGGVLNIHIGDAFSPEVRMCGGYAGIVIDLFSDGKVLPQLEEVTTWLDLETLLMPEGRLMVNCGGIDCASDVNNGTVNPNNTSTDGSWVNNPAIKALSEAFPGQVSWKKMPANFGANYLALTGPLPEFTSWSAAVPGPLTASVKQWRPC; encoded by the exons ATGGCTCTGTTATCGAACAGCCTGCTTCTCCCACCCAAACTACTCACTGGAACTCAAACTCAAACGCAGTTGCCGGCCACTTTTCAGTTCAATCATTCCCTTCCTTACAATCATAGCTCAACTTTGGCTTCCTCTGTTTCACTTTGGTTGCATAATGTGAATCGAAAATTCAAGACCAGTTCTTCCACTGCAGATAAGCAAGAAGTGGAAATGAACAAGAACGAAGAAGAAGAATATCAAGTGCTAACAGCTATAAGAAGCAGTTACAATGATATTGTAATTGTGGACACTGCTCAATCAAGAATGTTGCTTCTCGACTCTACTC ATAATGTGCATAGCATTCTATACAAGCACCAGAAATGGACTAATTCGTATTGG GATGAGTTTGCTAGCTTGCCTGCTATTGTCCCAGAAGGTCCTATTGCCATTTTGGGCTTG GGTGGAGGAACAGCTGCGCATTTGATGCTCGACTTGTGGCCCTTTTTGCAGCTTGAAGGTTGGGAGATTGATGAAATT TTAATTCACAAAGCAAGAGAATATTTTGGGCTGTCGGATCTGGAGAAGCCTACACAAGCTGGTGGCGTACTAAACATCCATATTGGTGATGCATTTTCTCCTGAAGTTCGTATGTGTGGAGGATATGCTG GCATTGTTATTGATTTGTTTTCTGATGGAAAAGTTTTGCCACAGTTGGAGGAG GTTACTACTTGGTTGGATTTGGAGACCTTGCTGATGCCTGAAGGTCGTCTTATGGTGAATTGTGGTGGTATTGATTGTGCATCTGATGTAAACAATGGAACAGTTAATCCAAACAATACATCCACGGATGGTAGTTGGGTAAACAATCCAGCTATCAAGGCATTATCTGAAGCTTTCCCTGGACAA GTCAGCTGGAAGAAAATGCCTGCAAATTTCGGTGCAAATTATCTTGCACTGACGGGACCTTTACCAGAATTCACTTCGTGGTCTGCTGCAGTACCAGGTCCCTTGACTGCCAGTGTGAAGCAATGGAGACCATGCTAA